The proteins below come from a single Piscinibacter gummiphilus genomic window:
- a CDS encoding DMT family transporter — translation MSQHPITPRVAFYLTLPPLLWAGNAVVGRALVGTVPPMALSAMRWAIALVLLLPFATRLWRRPQDIRERWPYLALIGVLGVGTYNSLQYLALQTSTPINVTLILSSMPLWMLLFGILFYREHPTRPQIVGAVLSLAGVALVISRGDLKVLLDLHLLPGDLLMLVAIALWAWYSWLLARPPAHMRGEARPDWGWAELLVVQMIFGTAWAAGAAGVEAVVSPAQIHWSPMVVLALAYVAIGPSLLAYRFWGEGVSTVGPAIAAFFSNLTPVFAALMSALWLGEAPRWYHVAAFVLIGAGIVVNSRRSSV, via the coding sequence ATGTCCCAGCACCCCATCACCCCGCGCGTTGCCTTCTATCTCACCTTGCCGCCCCTGCTGTGGGCCGGCAACGCCGTCGTCGGCCGGGCGCTCGTGGGCACCGTGCCGCCAATGGCGTTGAGTGCGATGCGCTGGGCGATCGCCCTCGTGCTGCTGCTGCCCTTCGCCACGCGGCTGTGGCGGCGGCCGCAAGACATCCGCGAACGCTGGCCCTACCTCGCGCTCATCGGTGTGCTCGGCGTGGGCACCTACAACTCGCTGCAGTACCTGGCGCTGCAGACCTCCACGCCGATCAACGTCACGCTGATCCTGTCGAGCATGCCGCTGTGGATGCTGCTCTTCGGCATCCTCTTTTACCGCGAGCACCCCACACGCCCGCAGATCGTCGGCGCCGTTTTGTCACTCGCGGGTGTGGCCCTTGTGATCTCGCGCGGTGACCTGAAGGTGCTGCTCGACCTGCATCTGTTGCCCGGCGACTTGCTGATGCTCGTGGCCATCGCGCTCTGGGCCTGGTACAGCTGGCTGCTGGCGCGCCCACCCGCCCACATGCGCGGCGAGGCACGGCCCGACTGGGGCTGGGCCGAGTTGCTCGTGGTGCAGATGATCTTCGGTACGGCGTGGGCGGCGGGCGCCGCGGGAGTCGAAGCCGTGGTGAGCCCGGCGCAGATCCACTGGTCGCCGATGGTCGTTCTGGCGCTGGCGTATGTGGCCATCGGGCCGTCGCTGCTCGCCTATCGCTTCTGGGGGGAAGGCGTGTCGACCGTCGGGCCGGCAATTGCGGCGTTCTTCAGCAACCTCACGCCGGTGTTTGCGGCCCTGATGTCGGCACTGTGGCTGGGCGAAGCGCCGCGCTGGTATCACGTGGCGGCGTTCGTGCTGATCGGTGCGGGGATCGTGGTGAATTCGCGGCGATCTTCGGTCTGA
- a CDS encoding BLUF domain-containing protein, whose amino-acid sequence MHTSDPLSLSHVFYVSRSLATPIEVDRILRCAREQNSHRGVTGSLLFTGGHFAQLLEGTPAAVADTMAIIGADRRHTAVKRLAEGDLSQRRFGAWSMAFAEAPGADDLIEQLLSSAEVPPERAQRLMRLMFETAPL is encoded by the coding sequence ATGCACACCTCCGACCCGCTCAGCCTTTCGCACGTTTTCTACGTCAGCCGCTCGCTGGCGACGCCGATCGAGGTCGACAGGATCCTTCGGTGTGCGCGCGAGCAAAACAGCCACCGAGGCGTCACGGGTTCACTGCTGTTCACCGGAGGCCACTTCGCACAGCTGCTGGAGGGCACGCCAGCAGCCGTGGCCGACACGATGGCCATCATCGGCGCCGACCGGCGGCATACGGCCGTGAAGCGTCTCGCCGAAGGCGATCTGAGCCAGCGCCGCTTCGGGGCCTGGAGCATGGCATTCGCCGAGGCGCCGGGGGCCGACGACCTCATCGAGCAACTGCTCTCGTCGGCCGAAGTGCCTCCGGAGCGCGCGCAGCGCCTGATGAGGCTGATGTTCGAGACGGCGCCCCTCTAG